The genomic interval TGCCTTCACATGAGATAGAGGCTTCATATGTAACGTTAGGCATTTGATTTTCTTTCTCCGGAGTTGGATACCATTACGAGTTGGAGGACAAGAGAGAAAACGCCCATGAATTGTATTCGGTTTGCAAAATAAAAGATGTTTTTAAATGATGgttttagaaatttaattttcaagaatGAGATACTTATCTCGGAATTTTTTTATGTGCATTATAGGAATGTGATGTTACTGTCCGGTCTGAAAATAGAAACGAAAAATGAGATGTTATAGATATCACATTCACATGAATATTTAAGGATCCTTTGAAATGAACACTACCTAAGGGACATGAAGCCTATTGCTTCAAATTTCAATTACATCATATGAAGTTTGTAACAGGTTCACTAGGGCAATATTTACATCATATCTTTTATTGAAGAAGCCATTGAAGGGCAGTAACTTTTGCTTTGGGTGATATATATATGTGGACAGACGTTATTGACACAGTTCTCCATTTTGAATAGTTTAGCCAAACTTGCAATAACCTTGGCTGGCTAATTATCAATGTCTGAAAACAATTTATAAATAACATAAAGCTTGAACAAATTAATAAATATTCCCCAGTTTCATTGAGTTAACCACGATCTGATCGGTTCTCTAGAGCTGATGCAACTGAGTCCACATGAACAAGCAAACAAGCATAAACTTTTTGCTTCAACCGATCAATGGTCTCCCCCAATCCATTATTTTCTGAGCTCAAGCTGCTTCTTGATCTGTCTAGCCATTCATTTACTTGCTTAAGCTGTGATAGTGTGACCGCAATATTGTTGTCTGGTTCCATTCGGCGCCCAATGTTATCCTTTCCTTTCTTCTCCTGTGCACCTGTGTGGAACCCAGCATCTAATGCCCCCTCCAAGAATTTCAAAAACCATGTGTGTGTTTCAGTTAAGAGAGTCTCCCTCAGCTCTTTGATCTCTTTTGCACCATCCCCTTTAGCCCATTCTTGTTTTTCGGTACCACTCAATTCTATTGAGGGTTTTGGGGACTTCAATGCATTTCTACCATGAATTTGACCTGTCTTTTTGAAAGATTTCTCCTTGTCCGAGGAAGATGAAAATGTAGAAAGTTGAAAAGATCTATCCTTTGATTGAATTGTGGCATTTGATTGATCAATGAGCTGGTAGAGAGCAAAGAACTTGGGGAGAGAGAGATGGGGGTTCTCCACTGAGGCAGATGAGCAGAGCTCAGCAAACATACTGAAAGAAAAGATGTAACTGAGAGCTGTATGAAAAAAATGTGCGAGTGTAAACTGAACAAACttctgaaagaaaaaaaatataatttcctttatattttcttgtAATGTGAAGGATGAAATACCTCAGGCACTTGACAAGAGTAGCAGCAACAGATGCTTCTTTTTGTGCTTCTACTGCAACCAAAGAAGCTAAAATTCTCCTCCTAAGCATTCCCTTGTGAAATGATGATGATAGATGAGAAATAAAATTATGCTATTGTGCTTAGGTTGATGAAATATTTTTTCAGGTTTCTATCTAGGGATTAATGAGAATTTACCTTCCCAGGCTTTAGGAGATTTGCAGGCAAAGAAGCCCAGGAAATTGCCTCAGGTGAATGATTCTTATCCCTACTCTTTGAGAAGTTCAAGTTGATATTTTCCTGCTTACTTGGGTGTTTTGCTGTCATGTTCTTCGAGTGTACTGGAGCCTCTTTGGTGTTGAATACAGCAGCATCTGGCTTAACTGTAATTACATCAGGACGATTGCGGATAGGAGTACTTGAGCGCGACTGTAATTCCAATACAAATGCTCATCAGTGAATTGGATTTTAACATACAGTAGGATTTTGAACAAAAGAAAAACATGATGACAAGATCCTAGAAAAttggtttctaaaattttttctaACATATTCTTTAATGCATCCATTGGTATAGGAAAATTAAAAGCCAAAAATTCTTCCAACACTAAAAAACTCAACGCACATTGATAGGTAAGATACTGAATTATGCTTTGGTGTCTTACTAAATTTATATCAGGGGGAGAAATATAGCATACTAACATTAATATCATTGAGAAGCAAAGGAAAAAAAACCcacctttctttcctttttcctatGGAAAATTAAATTCTCCAAGGCACAAACATAACATATACTCTTAAGGTGCTGGGTGCTTTGGTTCTTTCATAGTTTCATCTTACTTGTGTAGGCTTTCCTAGATAATTTCATATAATAGGCTAGAATCATACCTGACCCTTGAGCTCTTGTTGTTTGCCTTTCGCTGGAACAACTTTCTTACCTGCTATACTACCTTCATTCTCATTGCCCTTCCCAACAATATTGGAATCCATTGCACTTGCTTTTGAATTGGTTGTCAATATCCCCTGCATATACCTGGATGCCACAGCCACTTTCTCCTCTTTGATCACAATTTTGTGTCTTGGACTCTCCTCTTTTGATTCTGCTGATAACTCACTTGGTTTTGAACTTGTAATTCCTTCATGATGATCGAGTGGGAGTACTGGACCCTCAGAGGGTACTAGCATTTGCATCAAGTCCTTTGGGTTTCCCACAAAAGGGTTCCGTCCCTGAACCGGTCTCACTCCAACAAGGATAGGGACTGGAGTTCCAGCTTCCACTCTGTCCACATAGAAGAATTGGCCAAGCTGCAATTTGTTGTTCAAAATGAGCTCGTTATCTTCCTTTGACAATGAGACATAGGTCGAGTGGGAAGAGTCGGAAACTTTAACAAAGAAGCCATGGTTTGGCCACAGTTCTGATCCAGTTAAGGCAGGCACAATGCTGATCACTTGTAGCAAAACAGATCGGTATTCTCCACGAATCTTCACATTGGAATTTACACCCTGAAGAAGCTTTAGTAGTACTCCCGGTGTAAGGGATGCCATTCTCTGGAACAAGTTTGTTCGCAGCTAGCCGAGGTTCTTTTAACAATTTTGGACCATGCATGAAAACTTAATCACTCAGTCACATGCTTTTGCAAATGTTCCCATAAGAAACGGCAACCAAGGAGAAAAGAAACTACTTGAATTTGGTGGTTTGAAGAAATTGCAGAAACTCTTATCTTAAAATTGGTCAACTGAATCGGGAAAACCAATGTTCCATAGAAGGAAAAAACGAAAAAATAAAGtgaaacaaaaatcaaaatatcatgcACGAAAGGTTACAATCTATATGAACAGATACAAAATGAACTAAAGAACACCCAAAAAATGGTATTATATAAAACACTAAGCAGCATGTGCCTAAATTAATGCAGGGTATAGAATAAACACATTTGCTTATGAGAAAataagaggaagagagagagagagaaattaccAGGGTACCAAGCAAAAAGGGTACAATGGAAAAACAAAGCAGAAGTCCCTCTTTGAAGAGCAGGACAGAATATTTTTGTAGAGATGGCGAAATGAAAGAAAGCAGCTTcagattttttttcccttttttttttttgggtgcttCAGCACAAATTGGTGTGACAGTAGTCATCCAGTACATTTGAACCGATGACCCCTTTAGCTTTGCAAACAGGCCACATAACCATCAACTTCTCTTGGCTTTCAAGCCAAGAGATACCATATTTAACTGAGAGAATTGGCAATGGCCCCTTTTTTAAATGTAGTAAGACAAATCTGCCCCTAATGGGATTATGGTACTGGGAGTCCCTTGACCATATGCAATGGGCATTTTGGTAAGAACCCAATGCAATAGTAGGGTCTCTTCCTGGTGGCATTTCCCTTTTCAGGTAGAGGGAATGGAGCCATTGGAAGGGTAAGAACATTCAAACGTCCTCTTCTTGCAGGGTATGCCATTGAAGTagttttttttcaataataaattgaCTCAAATTTGTAAGTGTGGCACATTATAACATCTCATTTGCTTATACTGATTTAGGCCTCACAGTTGCTTGTCATTACTGATTAAAGCACCTTTCTTCCAGTTATTAAGGACGTATATAAGCCATAGTTTTCCCTTCTTACTCAAGGATGCATATATATAGTGTATATAGTGTTTCCAACATGATAATTCTATCGTTTATCATTCTATATGTAATGCTATTTTTCAGTAAGTAAAATTGTATTGTGTTTAACATGATTTGAAATCTTGGATTTGAATTGTATAACTCGAACTTAGAATGttaaaaaactatatatatatatatatatatatatatatatatataatgtttcaATGTTATTTTTTGGACCTTGACTAGAATTGGTTGTCAAGGTACagattttttgagatttttttaaaaatagtttaacatcAAAGTGAGCTTGACCAGAACTCGTATAAATTCAAATTGAAGATTTTAAATAATGTTAAACGCAAAACAATTATAATTATCAAAAAATAACATTAAATATAGAATGATAAAAATTTCTAAATTCAATTCgagacccaaaaaaaataaaaaaacaaaaaaaaaatgctagaTCTGTGTCCATATGATAATATCATTTGAGTTGCTAGTCAAAATTAAAAAAGGTTTGGCTGATTTGGGTGATTATATTTCTCATCacttttcaaaaatgttttggCTCAAATATTGTGTACAGTAGTCATTCTATTTATGCATACCCACAACATGTGTTCTCCATATCTCTATATTTTGTtaactttaaaaatattagtattattttatcATTTGTCTTTTCATTTAATAAacgataaaaaattaaataaaaaattattttttattatctttgaaagcatgaatttcaaaCGTTGATTTTAAATTTGAGCggattttgacaaattttaatacaattttatattacatctcatCCAAATCCAACATAAATCCAAATCTAATACTTTTCCAAACATAagatttaaagattttaaaatataGACCCAGAATAATTATTAGATAATTCAAATGGAAATATTCtattatattaataatagtaaGTTGAATCGAATGAGTTATGACATCAATTCATATAATGTCCGAAGTTATAATATGCATCAAACTTGAGTAAAAAATTTATTCTGTTTAACGTAATATGAATCCAAGATATGAAAATGGCCGTGAGATCTCTTCTTAAATATTTGTGACATTAACTgtaacaataatattattattatacactAAATACTACCATGCCTATTTATTCAAACATAAACCCATCTTGAAGAGTGGGATATGGCTGACCTTACAACTTGTACTTGATGAAATTGTTTAGTACATTGAATAAAGCATATTTAAAAAAAGAGTCTCATAATTTTGAAGGCTCACATAGAATGTGATTTTAGCTTCGAAGGATAAGATTTAAGTATGTTGTAAGTGATAGACTTCAACTTGTGTATGTTGCTTTATTGCATATAAAATTTTGtaaacttattttaaaattttttgtattAAAAGTTTTTTAAATGGTTTGTTTAAACTTATAagctaatttttatttttatttctaaatttttttatattttatttctaaattttatatgTGTAAGGGTAAAATCCAATAATACCCCATCACTTTTCGAAATAAGACATTTCACCTCCTGTGTTTTCGGAAACTACAACAAAACCTTCTAATATTTAATTTCATTGACAAAATAAACCTTCCGTTGGTTGGCCGTTAGTCAACTGCTAAGtttaataaaacaaattaaattttGTCTTTATTAAAATGACAAATTTACCCTTCCAATTAGTtttgataagataaattaagaaaataacattgacttaataaattaagttggaaAAATTAgtcatttaataataatatatattttaaaaatcaaacttACAAGTGAATTGAACACCAACGACTAAGTTAAGTCAATCACTTGACATAAAAATGACaacatattaaattattattttaaaaaataaaaaataaaaaaataaaaatttataaagaaacactaaataattatattgttacaaaatattactatatttatttcatgaaaattaaaggactaaatattaaaaaaaaaaaatgtaatgtaAAAAGTCAATGAATCATTTCAATCAATAGTCAACtaaataatataaatttgagttttctttattcatttttcatctatatttttacacaaaaaaaataacatccaaaaattttaattcataGAAAATGAATTTAGACACCCTAATTTATCCAAGTGTCTTATATTACAAAAAACAAGGGGAAAGGAAATTTTATTATTtcctcaaatttaaatacaacaaaagagacaaatacaaacaaaaatacaataaaaaaaggAGAATAGAAGTTCTTCATGTTggcacccacacacacacacaaaattcaaattcaaattagaaaaatcataatttaaaactaatttagctacttaattttgattgaataaatttaaatttggttaatcaaatttaagttagcaaattagatttaattttgatttgtcGATTTGAATTAGATTAGTTAATTAGATTACTCCTCGAGTCCTATAAAAAAGAGCCTAAGACAAGCAACAAGAGGAAGAAAAGAGGGGACacagaaaaaaaattcaatacaagAAGAGAGCAGGAGGAAATCCGTGTTaagaaagagtgagagagagaaaaaaaagtgtttttttcttgaaaatttaggATTGGGGGTGCCTGTGCAGTCAACTTGCCTAAACTATCGGAGGGTGATTTCTTGTTCGCTTGAGTTGATATTTTAACAGGCGGTGCCAGATTCATCCTTCTTCACTTTGAACGGTTCGATTGTCATTTGAAGCTTAGAAACTTTGGTTTTCTAATTCATACAAAAGCCTCATTGCAGCAG from Malania oleifera isolate guangnan ecotype guangnan chromosome 9, ASM2987363v1, whole genome shotgun sequence carries:
- the LOC131163623 gene encoding uncharacterized protein LOC131163623, with protein sequence MASLTPGVLLKLLQGVNSNVKIRGEYRSVLLQVISIVPALTGSELWPNHGFFVKVSDSSHSTYVSLSKEDNELILNNKLQLGQFFYVDRVEAGTPVPILVGVRPVQGRNPFVGNPKDLMQMLVPSEGPVLPLDHHEGITSSKPSELSAESKEESPRHKIVIKEEKVAVASRYMQGILTTNSKASAMDSNIVGKGNENEGSIAGKKVVPAKGKQQELKGQSRSSTPIRNRPDVITVKPDAAVFNTKEAPVHSKNMTAKHPSKQENINLNFSKSRDKNHSPEAISWASLPANLLKPGKGMLRRRILASLVAVEAQKEASVAATLVKCLSMFAELCSSASVENPHLSLPKFFALYQLIDQSNATIQSKDRSFQLSTFSSSSDKEKSFKKTGQIHGRNALKSPKPSIELSGTEKQEWAKGDGAKEIKELRETLLTETHTWFLKFLEGALDAGFHTGAQEKKGKDNIGRRMEPDNNIAVTLSQLKQVNEWLDRSRSSLSSENNGLGETIDRLKQKVYACLLVHVDSVASALENRSDRG